In Clostridium sp. DL-VIII, the following proteins share a genomic window:
- a CDS encoding alpha/beta-type small acid-soluble spore protein — MASSNSGRNRTLIPEAKAGLSRLKTEVASEIGLGNYESVDKGNLSSRQNGSVGGFMVKHMIESYEQGLK; from the coding sequence ATGGCTTCAAGCAATAGTGGTAGAAACAGAACTTTAATTCCAGAGGCAAAGGCAGGTTTAAGTAGATTAAAAACTGAGGTTGCTTCAGAAATAGGATTAGGAAACTATGAAAGCGTAGACAAAGGAAATCTTTCTTCAAGACAAAACGGTAGTGTTGGTGGGTTTATGGTAAAACACATGATAGAAAGCTATGAACAAGGCTTAAAATAA
- a CDS encoding Gx transporter family protein, translating to MNKTFRIVFIGLLVSQALALYTIESMIPVPFIAPGAKLGLTNLITVISLYILNSKRDVLMIILIRLLLAAMFTGNLSTLIYSAAGALLSYSSMIIIMKFAKDKVSIIGVSAAGAFFHNVGQLIVASAIIQNIAIMLYLPILSIAGIGTGIFIGITANFIVNHMSKLSYFKNINI from the coding sequence ATGAATAAAACGTTTCGTATAGTATTTATAGGACTTTTAGTATCACAAGCTTTAGCTCTTTATACCATTGAAAGCATGATTCCGGTTCCATTCATTGCGCCTGGTGCAAAACTTGGACTAACAAATTTAATTACAGTAATTTCATTATACATATTAAATAGTAAAAGAGATGTCTTAATGATAATATTAATAAGACTCTTACTTGCAGCTATGTTTACTGGCAATCTTTCAACCCTCATATATAGCGCTGCTGGTGCTCTACTCAGTTACTCTTCCATGATAATCATAATGAAGTTTGCTAAAGATAAGGTAAGCATTATAGGTGTGAGTGCCGCTGGTGCCTTCTTTCATAATGTTGGCCAATTAATAGTAGCTTCAGCTATAATTCAAAATATAGCCATAATGCTTTATCTTCCTATTTTATCTATAGCAGGCATAGGTACAGGAATTTTTATCGGAATAACTGCTAATTTTATAGTTAATCACATGTCCAAACTATCCTACTTTAAAAATATTAATATTTAA
- a CDS encoding FAD:protein FMN transferase, with protein sequence MKKIICILLPCILIVLSCSSCGNSKNKYYEKSNIVMDTEVTLNAYGANSKEAVEESFKRLDEINDMASTNIVTSDVYKINNASGKEYVKVHPEILKMIETSLKYSKLSNGAFDITTGPIINLWGIGTDNERLPSDEEIKAVLPLVGYDKISINEDDGSVMLKEEGMAIDLGGIAKGFAADEVLKIYKKYNIEDGLINLGASSIYALGKNKDNKNWSIGIKHPRSEDPKEYLGIITLSNEALSTSGDYERYFIKDNKRYHHIMDTKTGYPADTGIMSDTIIINGDEPDNNMLADLLTTAVFTLGPEKGLDLINSLPGVSCEITTSDNKIYTSNDFKDRITKLNDDFKLVG encoded by the coding sequence ATGAAGAAAATAATTTGTATATTACTACCTTGTATTCTAATTGTTTTAAGCTGTAGTTCATGCGGAAATAGCAAAAATAAATATTATGAAAAAAGTAATATAGTTATGGATACAGAAGTTACCTTAAATGCATATGGAGCAAATTCAAAGGAAGCAGTTGAAGAAAGTTTTAAAAGATTAGATGAAATTAATGATATGGCTAGCACTAATATTGTAACTAGTGATGTTTATAAAATAAACAATGCTTCTGGGAAAGAATATGTAAAAGTTCATCCGGAGATCTTAAAGATGATAGAAACTTCATTAAAATACTCAAAGCTAAGTAATGGAGCATTTGATATTACTACGGGTCCAATAATTAATTTGTGGGGAATAGGTACAGATAATGAGAGATTACCTTCAGATGAAGAAATTAAAGCTGTATTACCATTAGTAGGATATGATAAAATCAGTATTAATGAGGATGATGGTAGTGTTATGCTTAAGGAAGAGGGAATGGCTATAGATTTAGGCGGTATTGCCAAAGGCTTTGCAGCTGATGAAGTTTTAAAAATTTATAAAAAATATAATATAGAAGATGGATTAATAAATTTAGGGGCAAGTTCTATATATGCTCTTGGCAAAAATAAAGACAATAAGAACTGGTCTATTGGAATTAAGCATCCTAGAAGTGAAGATCCAAAAGAATATCTGGGAATAATAACTTTATCTAATGAAGCATTATCAACCTCAGGCGATTATGAAAGATATTTCATAAAAGATAATAAGAGATATCATCATATTATGGATACTAAAACCGGATATCCAGCAGATACAGGTATTATGAGTGATACTATAATCATTAATGGAGATGAGCCAGATAACAACATGCTGGCAGATCTCTTAACTACAGCAGTATTTACACTAGGACCAGAAAAAGGGTTAGATTTAATAAATAGTCTGCCAGGAGTATCATGTGAAATCACAACATCTGATAATAAAATTTATACATCTAATGATTTTAAAGATAGGATTACAAAATTGAATGATGACTTTAAACTTGTAGGCTAA
- a CDS encoding GTP-binding protein yields the protein MTDVPVFLITGFLECGKTTFIKEIFNDPDFAQGEKITLIVCESGIEECERDFLKENNITLVNINSQEDLTDSFLKECNKNTKPNKVLIEYNGMWQFDVIEKINFPEEWEFAQIITPIDASTFESYMGNMKSLLIEQFKNSDLIIFNRCNEKTDKLKFRNSIKAVNARANIIFELENGEIDDSPLELPFDINSKVIEFKDYDFGVWYLDVTESPEKYEGKNIKIKGIALSHPKYPKNVFAFGRNAMTCCEDDISFLGLLCQSNKTVNFKEKEWVEIEGVIHKKFISQEQREIPFIAIKDYKVINKIDDELVYF from the coding sequence ATGACGGATGTACCAGTTTTTCTTATTACAGGTTTCTTAGAGTGTGGCAAAACTACTTTTATTAAAGAAATATTTAATGATCCAGATTTTGCACAAGGAGAAAAAATTACTTTAATTGTTTGTGAAAGTGGCATAGAAGAATGCGAAAGAGATTTCTTAAAAGAAAATAATATTACATTAGTGAATATTAATAGTCAGGAAGACTTAACTGATTCATTTTTAAAAGAGTGTAATAAGAATACGAAACCAAATAAAGTCTTAATAGAATACAATGGTATGTGGCAGTTCGATGTTATAGAAAAGATAAACTTTCCAGAGGAGTGGGAGTTTGCTCAAATAATAACACCTATTGATGCTAGTACGTTTGAGAGTTATATGGGAAATATGAAGTCTCTTCTTATAGAACAATTCAAGAACTCAGATTTGATTATTTTTAATAGGTGCAATGAAAAAACAGATAAATTAAAGTTTAGAAATAGCATAAAGGCTGTTAATGCAAGAGCAAATATAATTTTTGAGTTAGAAAATGGTGAAATTGATGATAGTCCACTAGAATTACCTTTTGATATAAATTCGAAAGTAATTGAATTTAAGGATTATGATTTTGGTGTGTGGTATCTAGATGTGACAGAATCACCAGAAAAGTACGAAGGAAAAAATATAAAAATAAAAGGAATTGCATTAAGCCATCCTAAGTATCCTAAGAATGTTTTTGCCTTTGGAAGAAATGCTATGACATGTTGCGAAGATGATATTTCTTTCTTAGGGCTTTTATGTCAAAGCAATAAAACAGTAAATTTCAAGGAGAAAGAATGGGTTGAGATAGAAGGTGTAATACATAAAAAGTTCATATCTCAAGAGCAAAGAGAAATTCCATTTATAGCTATAAAAGACTATAAAGTAATAAATAAAATTGACGATGAGTTAGTATATTTTTAG
- a CDS encoding alpha/beta-type small acid-soluble spore protein, with protein sequence MNRRPLVPETKVKLEKLKTEFENEIGIEFNEKYNENTSSRSKGHISGNIGGLMTKKMVEEFEKNLLD encoded by the coding sequence ATGAATAGGCGGCCTTTAGTTCCAGAAACAAAAGTAAAACTAGAAAAATTAAAAACTGAATTTGAAAATGAAATCGGAATAGAATTTAATGAAAAATATAATGAAAATACGAGTTCAAGATCAAAGGGACACATTAGTGGAAATATTGGAGGATTAATGACTAAAAAAATGGTTGAAGAATTCGAAAAGAATTTACTTGATTGA
- a CDS encoding plasmid pRiA4b ORF-3 family protein, whose amino-acid sequence MKAYKIKITLEGSAPLIWRRVIVPAEITFKRLHDIIQLSMGWSNCHLYDFNLVEEQLRITGDEESIAEYEMYSKIKLTKKNDPYGFIANLLEVKPKLSSKVKIDKYLNQDFNIAYIYDLGEYWKHEIALEEKIEDYEYEYPMCIEGEGACPPEDVGGICGYVEFLEIINNEKHPEYEETKEWVSNQHYEDVFDIEKINVQLANMFMKKNSRNKKYYGEWIKTS is encoded by the coding sequence ATGAAAGCATACAAAATAAAAATAACATTAGAGGGAAGTGCACCACTAATATGGAGGCGCGTAATCGTTCCAGCAGAAATTACATTTAAAAGATTGCATGACATAATTCAACTTTCTATGGGATGGAGTAACTGCCATCTGTATGATTTTAATCTTGTGGAGGAACAATTGAGAATAACTGGCGATGAAGAATCAATTGCAGAATATGAAATGTATTCAAAAATTAAATTAACAAAGAAAAACGATCCATATGGTTTTATTGCAAATTTATTAGAGGTAAAACCAAAACTAAGCAGCAAGGTTAAAATAGATAAGTATTTAAATCAAGATTTTAATATTGCATACATATATGACCTAGGTGAATACTGGAAACATGAAATAGCTTTAGAAGAGAAAATTGAAGACTATGAATATGAATACCCAATGTGTATAGAAGGTGAGGGGGCATGCCCACCTGAGGATGTAGGAGGAATATGTGGGTATGTAGAATTTTTGGAAATTATAAACAATGAAAAACATCCAGAATATGAAGAAACAAAGGAATGGGTAAGCAATCAACACTATGAAGATGTGTTTGATATTGAAAAGATTAATGTTCAGTTAGCAAATATGTTTATGAAGAAGAATTCAAGGAATAAAAAATATTATGGAGAATGGATTAAAACATCGTAA
- a CDS encoding C1 family peptidase gives MRKYDLVKDKVDSRDLMYGKRHVVESEILPKKIDLREKCSPVVDQGQLGSCTANAIVSGLREFMLLNDNRNHFERLSRLFLYWWERDLEGSVYRDSGASLRDGMKVLKNEGVCLEASWPYDIKTFENSPTEKELEEAKNYTISGYQRIKSIDEIKHALLIEHLVVFGITVYESFETVKTDGIVPVPKEGEKELGGHALCIVGYDDNFNNGSFIVRNSWGDSWGDKGYCYIPYSMFEYLMDIWTVKLGA, from the coding sequence ATGAGAAAGTACGATTTAGTTAAGGACAAAGTAGATTCAAGAGATTTAATGTATGGAAAAAGACATGTTGTGGAGAGTGAAATACTCCCCAAAAAAATTGATCTTAGGGAAAAATGTTCACCTGTTGTAGATCAGGGACAGTTAGGAAGCTGCACTGCAAATGCAATTGTTTCAGGACTCAGGGAGTTTATGCTATTAAATGATAATCGTAACCATTTTGAAAGATTATCTAGACTTTTTTTATACTGGTGGGAAAGAGACTTAGAAGGATCTGTTTATAGAGATAGTGGGGCATCTCTTAGAGATGGAATGAAGGTTTTAAAAAACGAGGGAGTCTGCTTAGAAGCTTCATGGCCATATGATATAAAAACTTTTGAAAATTCTCCTACTGAGAAAGAGTTAGAAGAGGCAAAAAACTATACAATTTCAGGATATCAAAGAATAAAGTCTATTGATGAGATTAAACATGCATTACTAATTGAACATTTAGTGGTATTTGGGATAACTGTATATGAATCTTTTGAAACTGTTAAAACTGATGGTATTGTACCAGTGCCAAAGGAGGGAGAAAAGGAACTTGGTGGACATGCTCTGTGCATTGTAGGATATGATGATAATTTTAATAATGGAAGTTTCATTGTTAGAAACTCTTGGGGAGATTCATGGGGAGATAAAGGATATTGTTATATACCTTATAGTATGTTTGAATATCTAATGGATATTTGGACTGTTAAGCTAGGAGCATAA
- a CDS encoding topology modulation protein, translated as MRSKRIMIIGCGGSGKSTLARNLGKKMSMPVIHLDKLFWRAGWKSISDKEFDTLLHNELIKDYWIIDGNFNRTISERLGRCDTVIYLDFSRVRCLFGVIKRVLKNYGQTRSDMGENCPEKFDMEFLKWIWNFNKVNRDKYYQVLSNAKDKKVFIVHNHRECRKLLDRI; from the coding sequence ATGAGAAGTAAAAGAATTATGATTATTGGTTGTGGTGGAAGTGGCAAATCAACATTAGCAAGAAATCTTGGGAAAAAGATGAGTATGCCTGTTATACATTTAGATAAATTATTTTGGAGAGCCGGATGGAAATCAATTTCTGATAAAGAATTTGATACTCTTCTACATAATGAACTTATAAAAGATTATTGGATTATAGATGGTAATTTTAACAGAACAATAAGTGAAAGATTAGGTAGGTGTGATACGGTGATTTACCTTGATTTTTCTAGAGTTAGGTGCTTATTTGGAGTGATAAAGCGTGTGCTAAAAAACTATGGACAGACACGTTCTGATATGGGGGAGAATTGTCCAGAAAAATTTGATATGGAATTTTTGAAGTGGATATGGAATTTTAACAAAGTTAATAGAGATAAATATTATCAAGTATTATCAAATGCAAAAGACAAGAAGGTATTTATAGTACATAATCACAGGGAATGTAGAAAGTTATTAGATAGAATATAG
- a CDS encoding PadR family transcriptional regulator, whose product MNTLSYGLLALLANESMSGYDLNLKMNLFWHTRHSHIYPLLSKLEEDGYVEFVLVKQSGKPDKKIYTPTKMGLDATKEWLEKTTTAPITKDEMLLKTYCLHILDKDKAKKILKEREKMYLDKLLSCKKRIEDLKAQGGILESANSGYFGRFLILTKILGDAKWGIEWCQWAYSLYDTGNIDNIFDESPFN is encoded by the coding sequence ATGAATACATTATCATATGGCCTTTTAGCACTTTTAGCCAATGAATCTATGTCAGGTTATGACTTGAATCTAAAAATGAATTTATTTTGGCACACTAGACATAGTCATATATATCCGCTCCTTTCCAAATTAGAAGAAGATGGATATGTAGAATTTGTTTTAGTAAAGCAATCTGGTAAACCTGACAAAAAAATTTATACCCCCACTAAAATGGGGCTTGATGCTACAAAGGAATGGCTTGAAAAAACAACTACAGCTCCTATTACTAAAGATGAGATGTTACTTAAAACATATTGCTTACACATATTAGATAAAGATAAAGCGAAAAAGATACTTAAGGAACGTGAAAAAATGTATCTTGATAAACTTTTATCATGCAAAAAAAGGATTGAGGATCTTAAAGCACAAGGGGGAATACTTGAAAGTGCAAATTCTGGCTACTTTGGCAGGTTTCTTATACTTACAAAAATTTTAGGCGATGCAAAATGGGGAATTGAATGGTGTCAATGGGCATATAGCCTATATGATACAGGAAATATAGATAATATTTTTGATGAAAGTCCATTTAATTAA
- a CDS encoding NusG domain II-containing protein, giving the protein MILNVNVQKVNIFKKWDIIIIITLIILSFIPEVVFGMVMGKSYTGTYAEITLDGKLYKKIPLSEHKGEDKINIKTNYGYNVIDINNDSIRILDADCKDKICIKAGIISKPGESLVCLPHKLMVEIKSTSNNNNDIDVIKAH; this is encoded by the coding sequence ATGATATTAAATGTAAATGTACAAAAAGTTAATATATTTAAAAAATGGGACATTATCATAATAATTACATTAATAATTTTATCCTTTATTCCTGAGGTTGTTTTTGGCATGGTAATGGGAAAAAGTTATACTGGGACTTATGCCGAAATAACCTTGGATGGCAAGCTTTACAAAAAAATACCATTGTCTGAACACAAGGGTGAAGATAAAATCAATATTAAAACTAACTATGGTTACAATGTAATTGACATAAATAACGACTCTATTAGAATACTAGATGCAGATTGCAAAGATAAAATTTGTATAAAGGCTGGGATTATATCTAAACCTGGTGAGAGTTTAGTTTGTCTTCCACATAAACTAATGGTAGAAATTAAGAGCACTAGCAATAATAACAATGACATTGATGTTATTAAAGCACACTGA
- a CDS encoding MDR family MFS transporter — MISTQDNKTPFWSVMSPIFLGVFLGTFNMSAINIALTEFIKIFNTSLDSVKWILTGFMLATGAACPLAGYLGEKFSFKKLYLFALTGFIFASIFCALSVNIFMLISFRIIQGIFSGLVIPSTMTIIYQVIPKDRHAFAISLWSMASMLAPALGPTLSGWLIQCFSWKAIFMVNVPIGIIAIILVIRFIPQYNLSKANSFDLIGFIEVIILSLSILVAFSEGSVWGWLSLKIISLIIIGAVSLVLFILRELKINSPALNIRVFKFKKYTISIAAVSIVTIALYAGTLLTPLYLQNSQHLSTLDTGLILLPPSLVMAFMMPIVGILYNRIDPRILIISGICFIALGSWEMSKLQLNTSHLYIIFWMTIRYVGISFSTMPITNSGMSIIPRTLSGHASSINNWLRQVSSSLAIGIFSSLLLIRIDYHTRIFESLNNTASDLLAQKAYTMGINDIYFLSTIIVLIGLPLGFMLKNKMNTENIKSDQMTSAAN; from the coding sequence ATGATAAGTACACAAGATAATAAAACACCTTTTTGGTCAGTAATGTCTCCAATATTTTTAGGAGTTTTTTTAGGAACTTTTAATATGAGTGCAATAAATATTGCATTAACTGAATTTATAAAAATATTTAATACGAGTTTAGATTCTGTAAAGTGGATATTGACAGGATTCATGCTTGCAACGGGTGCAGCATGCCCTTTAGCTGGATATTTAGGAGAAAAGTTTAGTTTTAAGAAACTATATTTATTTGCTCTTACTGGATTTATATTTGCATCAATCTTTTGTGCACTTTCAGTTAATATTTTTATGCTTATAAGTTTTCGTATTATTCAAGGTATATTTAGTGGACTAGTTATACCTTCAACTATGACAATTATTTATCAGGTGATTCCAAAAGATAGACATGCTTTTGCTATAAGTTTATGGAGCATGGCTTCTATGCTTGCCCCTGCACTTGGACCAACTTTAAGTGGATGGCTGATTCAATGTTTTAGTTGGAAAGCAATTTTTATGGTAAATGTGCCAATAGGTATTATTGCTATTATTTTGGTAATTCGTTTCATTCCGCAATATAATTTATCAAAAGCAAATTCATTTGATTTAATCGGATTTATAGAGGTTATTATTTTAAGTCTATCAATATTAGTAGCTTTCAGTGAAGGATCTGTATGGGGATGGCTTTCTTTAAAAATAATTTCTCTTATTATAATTGGAGCTGTTTCCCTTGTACTATTCATATTGAGAGAACTAAAAATAAATTCACCAGCTCTTAATATAAGGGTATTTAAATTTAAGAAGTATACCATAAGTATAGCAGCAGTTAGTATAGTAACAATTGCTCTATATGCTGGAACATTATTAACTCCGTTGTATTTACAAAATTCACAACATTTATCTACTTTAGATACGGGGCTTATTTTGTTACCACCATCATTAGTTATGGCATTTATGATGCCAATAGTCGGAATTTTATATAATCGTATTGATCCAAGAATCTTAATAATATCAGGAATTTGCTTTATAGCTTTAGGATCTTGGGAAATGTCTAAATTACAATTAAATACATCTCATTTATATATAATTTTTTGGATGACAATAAGGTATGTAGGCATTTCTTTTTCAACAATGCCTATAACAAATTCAGGAATGTCAATAATACCTCGAACATTATCTGGGCATGCTTCATCGATTAATAACTGGTTACGTCAAGTATCGAGTTCTTTAGCTATAGGTATATTTAGTTCATTACTCCTTATTCGTATTGATTATCATACAAGGATATTTGAGAGCTTAAATAATACAGCTAGTGACTTGCTTGCACAAAAGGCATATACAATGGGTATAAATGATATATATTTTTTATCTACAATTATTGTATTAATTGGATTACCACTTGGGTTTATGTTGAAGAATAAAATGAATACTGAAAATATAAAATCTGACCAAATGACATCAGCAGCAAACTAG
- a CDS encoding LacI family DNA-binding transcriptional regulator — protein MATTIKDVAKVLGISHSTVSRVLTGSKSVSEETREKVLKTVKELNYIPNMNARSLKIDKAYNIGVFFSTIDNGTSPFVFQTVIHNVYRNIDRKYNVIVKGIDMHEEQTINPKNYDGILVVSQKETDDNFIKEIIDNNIPIVVINRKIEYDVVNVYTDESIGTYKGVEELIKKGHKNIAIIEGVEDFDSTKMRRKGYLEAFKDYKINVDNELIVNGDFSVKSGYMKAKELIKRKKDFSAIFAFNDEMAAGAIKALAEEGIRVPDDISILGFDRNEIGQFIIPSITSIKRPIGEISKVAIDLLLNCINNENNITNRKIYMESKLEIGNSIKQCKK, from the coding sequence ATGGCAACTACAATTAAAGATGTAGCAAAAGTGCTTGGTATATCTCACTCAACTGTTTCCAGAGTATTAACTGGCTCTAAATCTGTTAGTGAAGAAACTAGAGAAAAAGTATTAAAAACAGTTAAAGAATTAAATTATATTCCAAACATGAATGCTAGGAGTTTAAAAATAGATAAGGCTTATAATATAGGCGTGTTCTTTTCAACTATAGATAATGGAACTTCACCATTTGTATTTCAGACAGTAATACATAATGTGTATAGAAATATAGATAGGAAATATAATGTTATTGTAAAAGGAATAGATATGCATGAGGAGCAAACAATAAATCCTAAAAATTATGATGGAATATTAGTAGTAAGTCAGAAAGAAACTGATGATAATTTCATAAAAGAAATTATAGATAATAATATACCAATTGTTGTTATAAATAGAAAGATAGAATATGATGTTGTAAATGTATATACAGATGAAAGTATAGGTACTTATAAAGGCGTAGAAGAGCTTATAAAGAAAGGTCATAAAAATATCGCTATTATTGAAGGTGTGGAAGATTTTGATTCTACAAAGATGCGAAGAAAAGGATATTTAGAAGCCTTTAAAGATTATAAAATTAATGTAGATAATGAATTGATAGTAAATGGAGATTTTAGTGTTAAGAGTGGATATATGAAAGCTAAAGAACTTATTAAAAGAAAAAAAGATTTTTCAGCTATCTTTGCTTTTAATGATGAGATGGCAGCTGGGGCAATAAAAGCTCTTGCTGAAGAAGGGATAAGAGTACCAGATGATATTTCAATATTAGGCTTTGATAGAAATGAAATTGGACAGTTTATTATACCAAGCATTACTTCAATTAAAAGACCAATAGGTGAAATATCTAAAGTTGCAATTGATTTATTATTAAATTGTATAAATAATGAAAATAATATAACTAATAGAAAGATATATATGGAATCTAAATTAGAAATCGGCAACTCCATTAAGCAATGCAAAAAGTAA
- the kduI gene encoding 5-dehydro-4-deoxy-D-glucuronate isomerase, whose translation MKMEIRYSNHPEDSKHYDTETLRRHYLVEKVFIEDEVNLVYSHNDRIIFGGVTPVKQTLKLGASKELGTDYFLERRELGVINVGGEGTIITDGEEYNLKYRDGLYVGQGIKNIEFKSADPKNPAKFYINSAPALKSYPTVKIDLEKANKIKCGDEINMNKRTINQYVHPAVCQSCQLVMGLTILEPGSGWNTMPCHTHERRMEVYLYLNVPEDQAVFHFMGEGQETRHIVMKNEQAVISPSWSIHSGIGTQNYSFIWGMCGENQTFDDMDHIKIEDMR comes from the coding sequence ATGAAGATGGAAATTAGATATTCAAATCATCCAGAGGATTCAAAACATTATGATACAGAAACATTGAGAAGACATTATTTAGTTGAAAAAGTATTTATAGAAGATGAAGTAAATTTAGTTTATAGTCATAACGATAGAATTATATTTGGTGGTGTAACACCAGTAAAACAAACATTAAAACTTGGAGCTTCTAAAGAATTAGGTACAGATTATTTTCTAGAAAGAAGAGAACTTGGAGTTATTAATGTAGGTGGAGAAGGAACTATTATAACGGATGGAGAAGAGTATAATCTAAAATATAGGGATGGGCTATATGTTGGACAAGGCATTAAAAATATAGAATTTAAATCGGCGGATCCAAAAAATCCGGCTAAGTTCTACATAAATTCAGCACCTGCTCTTAAATCATATCCTACAGTTAAAATTGATTTAGAGAAAGCTAATAAAATTAAATGCGGCGATGAAATTAATATGAATAAGAGAACTATAAACCAATATGTTCATCCTGCAGTTTGTCAAAGCTGTCAATTAGTAATGGGTTTAACAATATTAGAACCAGGAAGTGGTTGGAATACAATGCCATGCCACACTCACGAAAGACGTATGGAGGTATATTTATATCTTAATGTTCCAGAAGATCAAGCAGTATTTCACTTCATGGGAGAAGGACAAGAAACAAGACATATAGTGATGAAGAATGAACAGGCAGTGATTTCGCCAAGCTGGTCAATTCATTCAGGAATTGGAACACAAAATTATTCATTTATATGGGGAATGTGTGGAGAAAACCAAACATTTGATGATATGGACCATATTAAAATAGAAGATATGAGATAA
- a CDS encoding GTP-binding protein, with amino-acid sequence MTKIDIISGFLGAGKTTLIKKLIQEAFNGEKLMIIENEFGEIGIDGGFLNNSGIEITEMNSGCICCSLVGDFGVALKDALVKYSPERIIIEPSGVGKLSDVIRAVESIKDEAPIKLNSFTAVVDAVKCKMYMNNFGEFFNNQIENANTIVLSRTQKLSEEKLESCVSQIKEHNSDAAIITTNWDEISGKQILQAMENKNSLEKELLSEAKHHEHHHSEECNSHDHEHHHHDEECDCHDHEHHHHDEECSCHDHEHHHHDEECDCHDHEDHQHDENCNCHNHEHHHADEVFTSWGIETPRKYSKTELDEILKTLADSSEYGIILRAKGIISCSEGGWINFDLVPGEYEIREGKPDYTGRLCVIGTKLDKARIEELFHI; translated from the coding sequence ATGACAAAAATAGATATTATTTCAGGATTCCTAGGAGCAGGTAAAACTACATTGATTAAGAAATTAATCCAAGAGGCTTTTAATGGCGAAAAGCTTATGATAATTGAAAATGAATTTGGTGAAATAGGAATAGACGGTGGATTTTTAAACAATTCAGGAATTGAGATTACTGAAATGAACTCAGGTTGTATCTGCTGTTCATTGGTAGGTGATTTTGGAGTTGCGCTAAAAGATGCATTAGTGAAGTATTCTCCAGAACGTATAATAATAGAACCATCAGGAGTGGGAAAGCTATCTGATGTGATTAGAGCTGTAGAAAGCATAAAGGATGAGGCACCTATAAAACTTAATAGTTTTACTGCAGTAGTTGACGCAGTAAAATGCAAAATGTATATGAATAATTTTGGGGAATTTTTTAATAATCAAATTGAAAATGCTAACACAATTGTTTTAAGCCGTACCCAAAAACTTTCAGAGGAAAAACTAGAATCATGCGTATCTCAAATAAAAGAGCACAATAGTGATGCAGCTATAATAACTACAAATTGGGATGAGATAAGTGGAAAACAAATTCTTCAGGCAATGGAAAATAAAAATTCTCTTGAAAAAGAACTTTTAAGTGAAGCAAAGCATCACGAACATCATCATAGTGAAGAATGTAACAGCCACGATCATGAACATCATCACCACGATGAAGAATGTGATTGTCATGATCATGAACATCATCATCATGATGAAGAATGTAGCTGCCATGATCATGAACATCACCATCACGATGAAGAATGTGACTGCCATGATCATGAAGATCACCAGCATGATGAAAATTGCAATTGTCATAATCATGAGCATCATCATGCAGATGAAGTATTTACAAGCTGGGGGATAGAAACACCAAGAAAGTATTCTAAAACAGAATTAGATGAAATTTTAAAAACTTTAGCTGATTCTTCAGAGTATGGAATTATCTTACGAGCAAAAGGAATAATATCTTGTAGCGAAGGCGGATGGATTAATTTCGATTTAGTTCCAGGAGAATACGAAATACGTGAAGGAAAACCAGATTATACAGGAAGATTATGTGTTATAGGAACTAAACTTGACAAGGCTAGAATAGAAGAGTTGTTTCATATATAA